One genomic window of Massilia sp. KIM includes the following:
- a CDS encoding tryptophan halogenase family protein yields MVTSTISHVVIVGGGSAGWLTAAVLAARYRPLEHGGLRITLIESPDVAPIGVGEGTWPTMRDTLREAGVSETAFFRSCDAAFKQGSRFNRWVSGAEDDYYFHPFVLPQGYGETDLGRHWQKRHAQVPFADLVSYQPHLCVAGRAPKQVSTPEFAGVANYGYHLDAGKFGLFLKAHCLEKLGVHYVPDHVTGIRSHENGDIAALHTKEHGELEADLFVDCTGMQSMLLGKHYGVPLLSQKHVLFNDSALAVQVPYAGENDPIASQTTSTAQSAGWIWDIGLPTRRGVGHVYSSAHVSDEEAERELRAYLKSTGVTGEIPAPRKLGFQPGYREKFWHRNCVAIGLSAGFIEPLEASALAMVELSAAMLADEMPVTRDQLDACAQRFNETFTYRWERVIDFLKLHYVLSRREDSDYWRDNRRPETIPERLANLLTLWRHRPPSRYDINRIQEVFPAASYQYVMYGMGFRHEPGPALRHEDAALADSYLREAASLTRRMLPALPDNRALIDHIRRHGLQQR; encoded by the coding sequence ATGGTGACGAGCACCATCAGTCACGTCGTGATCGTAGGCGGCGGGTCGGCCGGCTGGCTGACCGCCGCCGTTCTCGCCGCGCGCTACCGCCCGCTCGAACACGGCGGCCTGCGCATCACGCTGATCGAATCCCCCGACGTCGCGCCGATTGGCGTGGGCGAGGGCACCTGGCCCACCATGCGCGATACCCTGCGCGAGGCCGGGGTGTCCGAAACCGCCTTTTTCCGCTCCTGCGACGCCGCTTTCAAGCAGGGCTCGCGCTTCAACCGCTGGGTCAGCGGCGCCGAAGACGACTACTACTTCCACCCCTTCGTCCTGCCCCAGGGCTATGGCGAGACCGACCTCGGACGCCATTGGCAGAAGCGCCATGCACAGGTGCCCTTCGCCGACCTGGTGAGCTACCAGCCCCACCTGTGCGTGGCCGGGCGCGCGCCCAAGCAGGTGAGCACCCCCGAATTCGCGGGCGTGGCCAATTACGGCTACCACCTGGACGCCGGCAAGTTCGGCCTCTTCCTCAAGGCTCACTGCCTCGAGAAGCTGGGCGTGCACTACGTGCCCGACCACGTCACCGGCATCCGCTCGCACGAGAACGGCGACATCGCGGCCCTGCACACCAAGGAGCACGGCGAGCTCGAAGCCGACCTGTTCGTCGACTGCACCGGCATGCAGTCCATGCTGCTCGGGAAGCACTACGGCGTGCCCCTGCTGTCGCAGAAGCACGTGCTGTTCAACGACAGCGCGCTGGCGGTGCAGGTGCCCTATGCCGGCGAGAACGACCCGATCGCCTCCCAGACCACCTCCACCGCGCAGAGCGCGGGCTGGATCTGGGACATCGGCCTGCCGACCCGGCGCGGCGTGGGTCATGTGTATTCCAGCGCCCACGTCTCGGACGAAGAGGCCGAGCGCGAGCTGCGCGCCTACCTCAAGTCCACCGGCGTCACGGGCGAGATCCCGGCGCCGCGCAAGCTGGGCTTCCAGCCCGGCTACCGCGAGAAATTCTGGCACCGCAACTGCGTCGCCATCGGCCTGTCGGCCGGCTTCATCGAACCGCTGGAGGCCTCGGCCCTGGCCATGGTCGAGCTGTCGGCCGCCATGCTGGCCGACGAAATGCCGGTCACCCGCGACCAGCTCGACGCGTGCGCGCAACGTTTCAACGAGACCTTCACCTACCGCTGGGAGCGGGTGATCGACTTCCTCAAGCTGCACTACGTGCTGAGCCGACGCGAGGACAGCGACTACTGGCGCGACAACCGGCGCCCGGAAACCATCCCGGAGCGGCTGGCGAATCTGCTGACCCTCTGGCGCCACCGCCCTCCCTCGCGCTACGATATCAACCGCATCCAGGAAGTATTCCCGGCGGCGAGCTACCAGTACGTCATGTACGGAATGGGCTTCCGCCACGAACCCGGGCCGGCGCTGCGTCATGAAGACGCGGCGCTGGCCGACAGCTACCTGCGCGAAGCGGCGAGCCTGACTCGCCGGATGCTGCCGGCCCTGCCGGACAACCGCGCACTCATCGACCATATCCGGCGTCATGGGCTGCAACAACGATAA
- a CDS encoding SapC family protein gives MPNIALLNNVEHKDLRIITDHRPGLGDEIAWCPTYSNEFRTLQSTYPIIFRKMEDGIPYEAIVLFGFTENENLFLGQDGWDAPVIPLLIQRQPFMIGLRGEELMIQVDLDNPRVSRTEGVPVFLEHGGSTEYLDTVNSILSTIHHGLQREAGFMAALEKYQLLETFALDIQLDDGSMNRMSGFYTINEERLAALEAEALGELHRAGYLAPIYFALASLSNFRNLIDRKNRRLRHATDRQ, from the coding sequence ATGCCCAACATCGCCCTGCTGAACAACGTCGAGCACAAGGACCTGCGCATCATCACCGATCACCGTCCCGGCCTGGGCGACGAGATCGCCTGGTGCCCGACCTACTCCAACGAGTTCCGCACGCTGCAGTCGACCTACCCGATCATCTTCCGCAAGATGGAAGACGGCATTCCTTATGAAGCGATCGTGCTGTTCGGCTTCACCGAGAACGAAAACCTGTTCCTCGGCCAGGACGGCTGGGACGCGCCCGTGATCCCGCTGCTGATCCAGCGCCAGCCCTTCATGATCGGCCTGCGCGGCGAGGAACTGATGATCCAGGTCGACCTGGACAACCCGCGCGTCAGCCGCACCGAAGGCGTGCCGGTGTTCCTCGAGCACGGCGGCAGCACCGAATACCTCGACACCGTCAACAGCATCCTGTCGACCATCCACCACGGCCTGCAGCGCGAAGCCGGCTTCATGGCCGCGCTCGAGAAATACCAGCTGCTCGAGACTTTCGCGCTCGACATCCAGCTCGACGACGGCTCGATGAACCGCATGTCGGGCTTCTACACCATCAACGAAGAACGCCTGGCCGCCCTGGAAGCCGAGGCCCTGGGCGAGCTGCACCGCGCCGGCTACCTGGCCCCGATCTACTTCGCCCTGGCCTCGCTGTCGAACTTCCGCAATCTCATCGATCGCAAGAACCGCAGGCTGCGCCATGCTACCGATCGCCAATAA
- a CDS encoding cupin-like domain-containing protein translates to MLPIANKIREITGLRPGDLGDAILTSTEPLLLRGLVADWPLVRAARASQDEADAYLRRFYRDATVNAMLGAPEIEGRYFYNEDLTGFNFYPIRVRLDAVLDELQKHRHTEPPPSIYVGSTTIDTSLPGLRAENDVDLGERDPLVSLWIGNRTRIAAHYDLPDNLACVAAGHRRFTLFPPDQLNNLYVGPLDYTPAGQAISLVDFARPDYEKFPRFAQALEHAQVAEMEPGDALFIPSMWWHHVEALDRFNILVNYWWRQSPGYMDTPTNALMHALMTVRDLPPAQRKAWEGLFRHYVFEANEDTAAHIPEDARRILAPLDDDMTRAIRTQLLKRMNR, encoded by the coding sequence ATGCTACCGATCGCCAATAAAATCCGCGAAATCACCGGCCTGCGCCCGGGCGACCTGGGCGACGCCATCCTGACCTCCACCGAGCCGCTGCTGCTGCGCGGCCTGGTGGCCGACTGGCCGCTGGTGCGCGCAGCGCGCGCTTCGCAGGACGAGGCCGACGCCTACCTGCGCCGCTTCTACCGCGACGCCACGGTCAACGCCATGCTGGGCGCGCCCGAGATCGAGGGCCGCTACTTCTACAACGAAGACCTGACCGGCTTCAATTTCTACCCGATCCGGGTGCGCCTGGACGCCGTGCTGGACGAGCTGCAGAAGCACCGCCACACCGAGCCGCCGCCCTCGATCTACGTGGGCTCGACCACGATCGACACCAGCCTGCCGGGCCTGCGCGCCGAGAACGACGTCGACCTGGGCGAGCGCGACCCCCTGGTGAGCCTGTGGATCGGCAACCGCACCCGCATCGCCGCCCACTACGACCTGCCGGACAACCTGGCCTGCGTGGCCGCCGGCCACCGCCGCTTCACGCTGTTCCCGCCGGACCAGCTGAACAACCTCTACGTCGGCCCGCTCGACTACACGCCGGCCGGCCAGGCCATCAGCCTGGTGGACTTCGCCAGGCCCGATTACGAGAAATTCCCGCGCTTCGCCCAGGCCCTGGAACACGCCCAGGTGGCCGAGATGGAGCCGGGCGACGCCCTGTTCATTCCCAGCATGTGGTGGCACCATGTGGAAGCGCTGGACCGCTTCAACATCCTGGTGAACTACTGGTGGCGCCAGTCGCCGGGCTACATGGACACGCCGACCAACGCCCTGATGCACGCCCTGATGACGGTGCGCGACCTGCCGCCGGCCCAGCGCAAGGCCTGGGAAGGCCTGTTCCGCCACTACGTGTTCGAGGCCAACGAGGACACCGCCGCCCACATCCCGGAAGACGCGCGCCGCATCCTGGCGCCGCTGGACGACGACATGACGCGCGCGATCCGCACCCAATTACTCAAGCGGATGAACCGCTGA
- a CDS encoding tryptophan halogenase family protein: protein MEHSKQTTGGARPVRRVVIAGGGTAGWMAAACISKVLGKRLDIKLIESDEIGTVGVGEATIPTLVHFHKLLEINEQEFMAATKATFKLGISFEGWRNVKEDYIHSFGMTGTDHWTAGFQHFWHKGRERGLAGDYGDYCLELRAAQEKRFAHLPRDGMNYAYHLDATAYARFLRQFSERHGVQRIEGKIVDVTTSALTGHIRSITLDSGADIEGDLFIDCTGFRALLIGQAMKVDYEDWSQWLFNDSAAAVQTMSVGEAVPYTRSIAHGFGWQWRIPLQHRVGNGIVFSSRYAGEEQAIQALMDNVEGEALMKPRVIKFTPGQRRQVWKGNCLAIGLASGFLEPIESTSIHLIQRSIVRLMQMFPSDGISQSDVDEYNKQAWTEIEHIRDFIILHYHVTNRGDTPYWRDARNMDVPASLRHKIDLFRETGRVFRISNELFAENSWIQVMLGQGVMPASHHQAADLMGDIELSQFLGSIKGSIDKTVSQLPSHQQYVERYCKSPM, encoded by the coding sequence GTGGAACACAGCAAGCAAACGACGGGCGGCGCGCGGCCGGTGCGCCGGGTGGTGATCGCCGGCGGCGGCACCGCCGGCTGGATGGCGGCGGCCTGCATCTCGAAGGTGCTGGGCAAGCGCCTCGACATCAAGCTGATCGAATCCGACGAGATCGGCACGGTGGGCGTGGGCGAGGCCACCATCCCGACCCTGGTGCACTTCCACAAGCTGCTCGAGATTAACGAGCAGGAGTTCATGGCCGCCACCAAGGCGACCTTCAAGCTCGGCATCAGCTTCGAGGGCTGGCGCAACGTCAAGGAAGACTACATCCACTCCTTCGGCATGACCGGCACCGACCACTGGACCGCCGGCTTCCAGCACTTCTGGCACAAGGGCCGCGAGCGCGGCCTGGCGGGCGACTACGGCGACTACTGCCTGGAGCTGCGCGCGGCCCAGGAAAAGCGCTTCGCCCACCTGCCGCGCGACGGCATGAACTACGCCTACCACCTGGACGCGACCGCCTACGCGCGCTTCCTGCGCCAGTTCAGCGAGCGCCACGGGGTGCAGCGCATCGAGGGCAAGATCGTCGACGTCACCACCAGCGCGCTGACGGGCCACATCCGCTCGATCACCCTGGATTCCGGCGCCGACATCGAGGGCGACCTGTTCATCGACTGCACCGGTTTCCGCGCGCTCCTGATCGGCCAGGCCATGAAGGTGGACTACGAGGACTGGTCGCAATGGCTGTTCAACGACAGCGCGGCGGCGGTGCAGACGATGTCGGTGGGCGAAGCCGTGCCCTACACCCGCTCGATCGCCCACGGCTTCGGCTGGCAGTGGCGCATCCCGCTGCAGCACCGCGTGGGCAACGGCATCGTGTTCTCGAGCCGCTACGCCGGGGAAGAGCAGGCGATCCAGGCCCTGATGGACAATGTCGAGGGCGAGGCCCTGATGAAGCCGCGCGTGATCAAGTTCACGCCGGGCCAGCGCAGGCAGGTCTGGAAGGGCAACTGCCTGGCCATCGGCCTGGCCAGCGGCTTCCTCGAGCCGATCGAATCGACCAGCATCCACCTGATCCAGCGCAGTATTGTCCGCCTGATGCAGATGTTCCCGAGCGACGGCATTTCGCAGTCGGACGTGGACGAGTACAACAAGCAGGCCTGGACCGAGATCGAGCACATCCGCGATTTCATCATCCTGCACTACCACGTCACCAACCGCGGTGACACGCCCTACTGGCGCGACGCCCGCAACATGGACGTGCCGGCCAGCCTGCGCCACAAGATCGACCTGTTCCGCGAGACCGGGCGCGTGTTCCGCATTTCGAACGAGCTGTTCGCCGAGAATTCGTGGATCCAGGTGATGCTGGGGCAGGGCGTGATGCCGGCGAGCCACCACCAGGCGGCCGACCTGATGGGCGACATCGAGCTGTCGCAGTTCCTGGGGTCGATCAAGGGGTCGATCGACAAGACCGTGAGTCAGCTGCCGTCGCACCAGCAATACGTCGAGCGTTACTGCAAGTCGCCGATGTAA